Proteins encoded in a region of the Haloarchaeobius salinus genome:
- a CDS encoding YIP1 family protein, translated as MSALHSVLSAVRQFLLDPRAFFEDRGTASTLPLAALVVVGLAIALAVGVTILGGILAGTVDGTVMVDNPDRPPQGICDAFDNDSPATEGCEEPAEIERDAGSLVREAANGFLGTVVVAPFLLWLAGGVTVYLGGLLAGGDTSLSGSFSVAGWAAVPEFGRLVAGIAILQFALADVTITNLETAPEAVRTAIAPVEPYIALATVLTAAWQLYILSAGLSIEADIDRPRAAAIMGVPLALFVLSTLL; from the coding sequence ATGTCAGCCCTCCACTCCGTGCTCTCCGCCGTCCGCCAGTTCCTCTTGGACCCACGAGCGTTCTTCGAGGACCGCGGGACCGCCTCGACACTTCCCCTGGCGGCACTCGTCGTCGTCGGGCTCGCCATCGCACTCGCCGTCGGCGTCACCATCCTCGGCGGCATTCTCGCCGGTACGGTCGACGGGACCGTGATGGTCGACAACCCGGACCGGCCGCCCCAGGGCATCTGCGACGCCTTCGACAACGACTCCCCGGCCACCGAAGGCTGCGAGGAGCCCGCCGAGATCGAGCGCGACGCCGGCTCGCTCGTTCGGGAGGCAGCCAACGGGTTCCTCGGAACGGTGGTGGTCGCCCCGTTCCTGCTCTGGCTCGCGGGCGGCGTCACGGTGTACCTGGGAGGACTGCTCGCCGGTGGCGACACCAGCCTCTCGGGTTCGTTCTCGGTCGCGGGCTGGGCCGCAGTTCCCGAGTTCGGACGGCTCGTCGCCGGGATCGCCATCCTCCAGTTCGCACTCGCGGACGTGACGATCACGAACCTAGAAACTGCCCCCGAAGCGGTCAGGACCGCCATCGCTCCCGTCGAACCGTACATCGCGCTCGCGACGGTGCTCACCGCCGCCTGGCAGCTGTACATCCTCTCGGCCGGGCTCTCCATCGAGGCGGACATCGACCGCCCGAGGGCGGCGGCCATCATGGGCGTTCCCCTCGCGCTGTTCGTGCTCTCGACGCTGCTCTGA
- a CDS encoding YIP1 family protein, giving the protein MTQWTEDPEGGRARGPTGLARAWFEVLVRPRRFFTNGIGPSDQAPGLVFAMVVVLVEESVRFALVDDAYPIIAGSEPLSAALWLGVAVLLVAPAAVHLLAALQTVLLAPFAPGRGGVSETVQILCYATAPCVVAGVPDPHVRSLVGVWAIGLYVVGLTVRHDLGLQRAAVLGIVPAGVAFGMGFRAFHAIGVLLRQWYII; this is encoded by the coding sequence ATGACCCAGTGGACCGAGGACCCGGAGGGCGGGCGTGCCCGTGGCCCCACCGGGCTGGCCCGCGCGTGGTTCGAGGTGCTCGTCCGGCCACGGCGCTTCTTCACGAACGGAATCGGACCCTCGGACCAGGCCCCGGGACTCGTGTTCGCCATGGTCGTCGTCCTCGTCGAGGAGAGCGTCCGGTTCGCGCTCGTCGACGACGCCTACCCGATCATCGCGGGGAGCGAGCCGCTCTCCGCAGCGCTCTGGCTCGGCGTCGCGGTGCTGCTCGTGGCTCCGGCGGCGGTCCACCTGCTCGCGGCGCTCCAGACCGTCCTGCTCGCGCCGTTCGCGCCCGGCCGCGGCGGCGTCAGCGAGACCGTCCAGATACTCTGCTACGCGACCGCACCCTGCGTCGTCGCGGGCGTCCCCGACCCCCACGTCCGGTCGCTGGTCGGCGTCTGGGCCATCGGGCTCTACGTCGTCGGGCTGACCGTCCGCCACGACCTCGGCCTGCAACGGGCGGCCGTCCTCGGGATCGTCCCGGCCGGCGTCGCCTTCGGGATGGGCTTCCGCGCGTTCCACGCCATCGGCGTGCTGCTCCGACAGTGGTACATTATCTGA
- a CDS encoding thymidine kinase, protein MHAITNSGWVEVITGSMFSGKTEEMLRRLRRAEIAGQDVAVFTPALDDRYGTDTVGSHEGRSWDAVAVESEGEGVWDIVEQLNGEQVVAIDEGNFFDGTLVAVCDHLAAEGRRVIVSGLDQTYRGEPFEPMPQLFATAEYVEKLQAICAVCGEPATRTQRFVDGEPAHRDDPTIVVGAEESYEARCRSCHTLRSD, encoded by the coding sequence ATGCACGCCATCACGAACAGCGGGTGGGTGGAGGTCATCACGGGCAGCATGTTCTCGGGCAAGACCGAGGAGATGCTCCGACGCCTCCGGCGCGCCGAGATCGCGGGCCAGGACGTGGCGGTCTTCACCCCCGCGCTCGACGACCGGTACGGCACGGACACCGTGGGATCACACGAGGGCCGGAGCTGGGACGCCGTCGCCGTCGAGTCCGAGGGCGAGGGCGTCTGGGACATCGTCGAGCAGTTGAACGGCGAGCAGGTCGTCGCCATTGACGAGGGCAACTTCTTCGACGGGACGCTCGTGGCGGTCTGCGACCACCTCGCCGCCGAGGGTCGCCGGGTCATCGTCTCCGGGCTCGACCAGACCTACCGCGGCGAGCCGTTCGAACCGATGCCCCAGCTCTTCGCCACGGCGGAGTACGTCGAGAAGCTCCAGGCCATCTGTGCGGTCTGTGGCGAGCCCGCGACGCGGACACAGCGATTCGTCGACGGCGAGCCCGCCCACCGCGACGACCCGACCATCGTCGTCGGTGCGGAGGAGTCCTACGAGGCGCGCTGTCGCAGCTGTCACACGCTCAGGAGCGACTGA
- a CDS encoding NADPH-dependent FMN reductase, whose protein sequence is MSSDDDDPTVIAICGSLRDGSYTRRALRHALSAAEDAGGATELVDLREYDLPVYDADVDEAGDVPELTRTVREADAVLLGTPMYHGSYATPLKNALDYCGFDEFEDKTVGLLAVSGGHFPVTALEHLRSVCRALNAWVIPHQAAIPQASQAFENGEFVDERLAERVATLGTRAVEYANIEPDPASFESQENVGAE, encoded by the coding sequence ATGTCCAGCGACGACGACGACCCCACGGTCATCGCCATCTGTGGCAGCCTCAGGGACGGTAGCTACACCCGACGGGCGCTCCGTCACGCGTTGTCGGCCGCCGAGGACGCCGGCGGAGCCACCGAGCTGGTCGACCTCCGCGAGTACGACCTGCCGGTGTACGATGCCGACGTCGACGAGGCGGGCGACGTGCCGGAGCTGACCCGGACCGTACGGGAGGCCGACGCCGTCCTCCTCGGCACGCCGATGTACCACGGCTCGTACGCCACGCCGCTGAAGAACGCGCTCGACTACTGCGGCTTCGACGAGTTCGAGGACAAGACCGTCGGCCTGCTCGCGGTCTCCGGCGGCCACTTCCCCGTGACCGCACTCGAACACCTCCGCTCGGTCTGTCGCGCACTCAACGCCTGGGTCATCCCCCATCAGGCCGCCATCCCGCAGGCGTCCCAGGCGTTCGAGAACGGCGAGTTCGTCGACGAGAGGCTCGCGGAACGCGTGGCGACGCTCGGGACACGAGCGGTGGAGTACGCCAACATCGAGCCCGACCCGGCCTCGTTCGAGAGTCAGGAGAACGTCGGTGCGGAGTGA
- a CDS encoding FkbM family methyltransferase, translating into MSTPGTNYEHSAEHSTEERVRPTGPGGDFAMRAARYPLKLAKHALWRSVVANEAVSRLVLPSVSRLTTTLVPNFRPGHLRHRDGHWWLEVDGERTYALPDVSSNATNLKHGTVVRILTVGFGNDRMVRRYELPGFIELEADDVVVDVGGYVGTFAAYADTLVDTVYSLEPEPLTFSCLSHNVADRDDVHSHEVGLWSSAGTMSIATEADRSDTHLTEDGNVEVEVTTLERFTADQDIDEVDFLKLDAEGFEHHVLDGMGDLTVHKIGVDCGEGDADNTGEIQSLLEARGYEVRTDGHLLYARL; encoded by the coding sequence ATGAGCACCCCAGGCACCAACTACGAACACAGCGCTGAACACTCCACCGAGGAGCGGGTCCGGCCGACCGGTCCAGGGGGCGACTTCGCGATGCGAGCCGCGCGATATCCGTTGAAGCTCGCGAAGCACGCTCTCTGGCGGTCCGTCGTCGCAAACGAGGCTGTCTCTCGCCTGGTCCTGCCTTCTGTCTCCCGACTGACGACCACGCTAGTGCCAAACTTCCGGCCTGGCCACCTCCGCCATCGGGACGGTCACTGGTGGCTCGAAGTCGACGGCGAGCGGACGTACGCGCTCCCGGACGTGTCGAGCAACGCGACGAACCTGAAACACGGTACAGTCGTCAGGATACTCACCGTCGGCTTCGGCAATGACAGGATGGTCCGCCGGTACGAACTGCCGGGGTTCATCGAACTCGAGGCCGACGACGTGGTCGTCGATGTCGGTGGCTACGTCGGCACGTTCGCGGCGTACGCCGACACACTAGTCGACACCGTCTACTCGCTCGAACCGGAGCCGCTGACCTTCAGCTGCCTCTCCCACAACGTCGCCGACCGCGACGACGTACACTCCCACGAGGTCGGGCTCTGGTCCAGCGCCGGCACGATGTCCATCGCGACCGAAGCTGACCGCTCCGACACTCACCTTACGGAGGACGGCAACGTCGAGGTCGAGGTGACAACCCTCGAACGCTTCACCGCCGACCAGGACATCGACGAAGTCGACTTCCTGAAGCTCGACGCCGAAGGGTTCGAACACCATGTCCTCGATGGGATGGGCGACTTGACCGTGCACAAAATCGGCGTCGACTGTGGCGAAGGAGACGCCGACAACACCGGCGAGATCCAGTCCCTCCTTGAGGCACGTGGCTACGAGGTTCGAACCGACGGACACCTGCTTTACGCCCGGCTGTAG